The region GAAAATGTAAGTGATACTTCACCCATTTTTGCTTTCCTGCTTAGCCCGCTCTGACATTATTCTGCAGGAATCACCGCCTCCGGAGCCCACTCCatcaccacctcctccggcCATTCCTCCATCGGCTCTTCCGTCAGTTTCTCGACAAGCGTCAATGAGCCAAGCACCCACGCAGCCTGTTATAAACAGTCCGGCCGCACTTCTGGCCGCAGCAAGTCCTGTTCCGGTGCGTTCGCCGGCCGCGCATGTCGGACCTGCTCAGCATTCGCCagccccagctcctccaattCCATATCACCAGCCTCAGGTTCCTTACCAGACAGCCATACAACAGAGACGTTCTAGTGGCTTTGTGAACCAGAACATTATACCAGGCACTTACCAAGGGCCAacccctcctcttccatATGCCGTTCCTCAGGGCCCACATTATACACCATATCAATTAAGCCGTGCGCAAGGAGCACCAACTATGTACAATTCCAACGCTCCCCGGCCAGTTGAAGTGTTTCACTTAAGTGACACTGCAAATGCGGCCATTCCAGCGGATATCCGCGAGCAATTCCACTGTGATGACCAAGGTCATgtgcttttcttctcttgcgcACCTCTGGATATTGGGTCGGCAGTTCAGCAAAAACTGGGGCACTCGCTAAAATATCTCGCCGCCAAGGAAGAACGCCGAAAACTCGTTGAGGCTAAGAAGCGCAAAGAAATTTCTGAACGAGAGGAACGCGAGCGAGCCAATAAACGGCAGTGTGCTGATAAGCAAAGAGCTCTCGCGGTGCAGGTAGAAGCCGTAGCAGAAAAGGCTGTTGAAATCATGACAAACGAGATCGTTAAAGGCACGGATAAGATTTATGAGGCATTGTATCAGGACCAAGCCGAGAGTGCTCGGGAAGCGGATACAAAGGCTCGTGAGGAACGAATTTTAAGGGCTCGTGCCATCCAAACAAAGACAGCGCAGATTCAGGGGAAGTCAACTAAGCCAACGTTCGTCAGTCTTAAAGGGAGTGGGATGTACTTGGACGAGATTGACCCCGCTGCATAATCGCGCAGCTCTTCGCCCTCATAGGCTTCCACCCGCGGTTTATTGGGCTTCTGTTAGCGGAGgtattatctttgctgttCACTCGGTTTGGCGCATGGCGGAAGGGGTGTTCAAGGTTTGAATCAGTCCAACATAAAAAACATTCATTAGGCTCACCTATATTCCCTTCGTGTATAATAGCGTCATTCTAACGTCTTAACGCAGTCTGTAGCTTTACAGCCATTAGCATATTTTCTTGTCGCTGAACGGGGATGGGCTAGGTTAGGGCTAACTACGGCATCGGCGCTTGAGGCTTGAAGAGCGTGTAGCGTAAGATTAAAATGATAATATCCTTGATTGAAGTTATCTTATACAAAAAGGATTCAACAACCTTCATGGATCACGATAGTCAATTTATCAAATTGTCTGACATTAACCACTGCGCAATGCCTCCCCGTAACCCTTCCATTCTCAAGCTGTAAATTGTAGCGCAAGTTATAGACTCATGAATGTGGCTAATTGTTTATTTCAGGTCTTGGTCCAACCGTCAGGGCTGACTAAATAAATTTTGCATGCTGCATGTGAGGTGAcccatcgccttcttcggcaCCACCCATACAGTGGAATTAGTGAGAGATCATAAATGAAACATCAATCGTTGACTCATGAATTGCGTACATACAAACTGAAACCCAAAAATAGAGAAGAGCATGTACAGTAACAATGCAAAGAGGGAGATTAGACAAGGTAAAGTAGGGCAGGATGAGAGTAGGGCCAGATCGTAGGGCATGAGATGGGAATAAAGACAGGGTCATAGTTGTGACAGGTCAGATGGCAACAAGATAAAAGGAGAATTATTTTCAGCCTTGATCAACCATGAGAGAATAATGACAAAAAAGAGATGATAAGAGAGAAGATGCCCGGTTAAATGCAGAGACAAAACCCGTTTTTAGAAACCCAGCATAGCATGCATCTTACCATCCATCTGGAACGCCTTTTTAACTGAAATAAACGCCATGATTTGTCTAGTCGGCGGTGATAGTACGCGAAGTTGCGAATATGATGATAGGAACGGAGGGTAGGTGCGATATAAAGTGGCACCGTGTTTCGAATTCAGAAATCGCTTAAACCGTTCTATGCAAAATTTCCCTCCGATGGCAAGTATAGCGGATGATGATCTTTGTGGATAGATGTTAAGATAGACGTTGAGGTGGAACCGAAAATGATGACCTTTTATGGTGTAATACGTGCTGAGTTCTGTGCCTTATccagaacagaaagatgaCTCGCCGCTCTCAAACTTGTAAGCTAGACGACTTTCCAGTCGGCGTGGTATCTTCGTTGCCATTTCGTTTActgctgtcttcttcctccatagAGAAAACGAGATCGCCCTCGCCCTGCtcctgttcttcttcaattttgCTGGTGCTAACGGGAGATGGCACAGTGCGGTCGAGGCGGCTGCTTGCACTGATTGACGGAGTATGACGAGTCGAAGGTGGATGGAGTGATAGACCGCTAAGCTGCTGGGATATCATGGAGGCTGACGAGGTCCGTGGTGGACTGCCGATAGGGCCGAGACTGGGGCTTCCACCAAATTGCAAGGATGACTCCCGCAGAGGAGACCCAATATGCGTAAGCGATCCATGATgagcctcttcctctttcttttgctGTCGCTGCTTGGCGAACAGCGCCCCAAATCGAGACGGACTGGAGGCAAGAGGAGAACTAACTTTCGAAAAGCTGGTGCTCATGCCCAATCCGCCGAGGTCGCGGTGGCTAGAGCTTAGCTCATTGTCCGTGCGAGACAGACGGCGGAGCCTTTCCTGGGGCGTTAGGACATCGTCATGTAGGTTCATTGGCAGATAATCCTCTTCCATTGGGAAGTTGCTCTCCTCCCAATCATCCATAACATTGGGTCGAGGAACACTTGCAGATAGCATTCGCGGTTTCAGAGGTCGCTGAGAGTGTAAGAATCGCGGCCCAATTCCGTCCTCAAGCGTACCAGGGGGCGACGAACCGATGAAAGGGGACGATACCTTCTTCACGTCAACACCCCAGGGATCGCGGAAAGTTCGAGGCGGATTCGTTCTCTGCGCAGGAGGGGAGGCTAGATCTAATCCAAATCTGGATGGCACCGAGGCGGCAACGGGTCCATAACGAGCGGCATGGGAGATCCCTTGACTATCGAACGAAGCAGGAAGGGGAGCATCAAGGGCAGTGAGATACTGATTGTGATTTGGAGACATGGGAAATCGTAGTTCCTCAACAGGTGAGCCGTACTTGGAGCCAGCATCAGAAGCTAGCCCCGTGTCAATTGAGGGTATGGTGTCATAaggttgcggctgctgctgaggatgaagggcGGCGAACTCTTCTTGCGAAGGAAGTTGGGAGACATATCTAGGGTCGTGACCATTCATCCGTTGCTGCGAGAGTACGGAATTGGTCAGTGCGGAGTCTTGGTTGACATACGCCTGAGGATTGACCCGGCCGCCGAGATTAAGATGACTGCTACCCATTCCCATTCCCATTCCCCCCCCACTAGGCCTGTTTACTCGTCGGCCATCAGGCAGAATATGAGCAAGGGCACACTTTGCCCCAAATTTGCAATTGCCCTATTCCCGCAAAGACCAGCACAGTCAGCAATACAACTCACCAAGCCGGAACCCCCGGAGACCGAAAGCACATACCTTAGTAAAGTATTTGCAGGGCGCATACTCGATCGCGGCATCTGTAGAGTGGAGAAAAGGGCAAGCAGGTCCAGCCTGACAGGCTCCTTGACGGAAGAACTTGCACGGCACATGCTTCGTGTCTGCTCACAGGCAGTTATGAGTTAGCTAAAGTCACAGCAAGAAAGTGTTGGGAAGTCAAATGAGAAGTATGCCCATCTGTAGAATTCTGGAAGGCGGGACAGGTAATGAGAGCTTACTGCTTTGGTTTGGAGGACTCCGGGCAGCCATGTCGTAGCCCGAGGGATTGCGCGAGTGACCGTtctggagatgctgaggTCCTGAGGGAACCGGTAGAGGTGCGCGACCTTTCATATCCGTCAAGAGCCGGTTCCGAGAGCGAGTAGTGTGGTCAGTGGAAGGTTGAGTCGGAAGATCGCGAGAAGCCGACATCTGCATTTCCAGGGCGTACGGAGAGGCAATTAACGCAAAAATTGGAGGGGTTTATCGGACGGAGGCGACCTGCGAGTGGGGGACCGTTGGCGGTGTGCGTTTACTGTCAAGGCCCGATCGAGGTCCGTGAGGGACTGTTAACTAACACAAATGAGACAGTTATATAATAACAGAGAATAGAAAGACAGTAAGGGCCTATTCGCACAGCTGGTGATCTGTGGATAAGATTCGATCCACTGCCGTAGATGTTGATTGATGCTTACTCCGGGCTCTTGCTATCCGCTTCCAATACTTCAGTTCGACGAGAAATGGGACCGGGACTTTGAGCCGGCGCGATTACAAGTATAGCAATCAGAGCCCCGACGCCAAACTTTTTCTGAACGGGAATCGTCAGATGAACGTTGGGGATGACTACCATTAGGAGCAATGAATCTTGCCCGAAATGACGCCACCCAAGTGTTCATCTGGCGACATCATGCGCCTCTGCTTCGACCTGCTGTGCAAAGCCAGGTACAGCTGAGACTTGGACCCGGCTGCAGACTCCCATATCCCAACTGAGCTGTTTCTTGCACTTCCAGGGGTATACAAGCAAAGTAGCCGCAGGCCCTCGAACTACTGCAGCCGTCAAATCAGCTCAAGACCATGATCTGCCTAGCTTGACGAGAGGCTGCCGATCGCAAGTTATCTGTCCTCTTTGAGTGTAACCTGCTCCCCACACTTTCATGCTGGCGGAACTCTGCGCAAGGAGCAACATGTTGGTTAAACAATAATCTGATTGCCATTGCGCACACTATAACTCACTTTCTGACCTGTGAAACGTACGAGTTGGAGGACATCAAGTCTAGCCCCGCACATAAAGACATAACGACCATTTTGCTGCTACATAGGAGTCCCCTCAAGACCCAGACTCTCCTGCAAAGGGCGTCAGCACAAGGATACGTATCATTTGGAAAAAGCACTCTCATACCCAAAGTTCCTCTCGCGTCATACCTTCCGGAAGCGTTTCAGAACACTTGCGCCAGAGGTCGCGGCATATCTTAGCCCGAACGCTTTCCTGGTTCTGCCATATCTTCCAGCCCTTTCTcactttttccttctcttgaGGGGACACCTCAGCCGAGGCATCGCCACACACCTTGATCAAGCGAGCAGCAAGTgattccttctctttctcgagcTCCGTGATCTCAGTCCGAAGTTCGGAGAGCAGAGGCATTGCGTTGAGAGAGTTCAGCTCCCCTTGTACcctcttctcgttctccttgAGACTGGAGAGTTGTTCCTGTAGACTTTTAATCTCTTCGTCCATGGCAGCTATCGCATCGTGGCCGGTTTCGTTGGTTTCTTCCTGCAACGCATGGTAGACCGTTTGTTTTCCTAGGCGTCGAAACAGGTTACTTTTTGGTCGTCACCCGTTATTGTGGAAGAGCTCACCAGCTACACGGCActcgatctccttcttctggtgtAGCTCACGTAGAGCTTTTATTGTATACGCTGCACACACTCTTATGTTAGCACATGAGCCGCCGCAAAAAAGGAATACTTGCTTTTGGTGACCCTGTTATGCAGATTTGTCGAAATGTCGAGAGCCGAATAAGGACGACTATCCCTCAACCATTACCTCTGTACGCGAACACAAGTCCAGGAAAGACTTTACTTCTGTTTCACTGTTTCCAAAACCAGGATAAGTATGCAAATTGTATGACGGTGGATTTGAGAGAATCAGAAATATAACTCACTCAGATAATCGAGGATCAGTGCAGAGCCCTCGAGGGAAGCTTAACGGAAGTCAGTCTTCTCGCAAATTGCTATACTAAATTTCTATATCTCACCATCTTTTGCTGTTTTATCAgtttttcctttcttctgaGCCATGATTAGACTAGACATATATTGTGAGTGGCGATGTGGATGAGAGGAAAGTGGGAAAATGTGATGGAGAACCAGGAAGATAGTGGGTGAAAGACATCTCTGTAAGGATCAGGCAAAGGAGATCCTACATTATCAACACCTTGCACTCCCACAAGCAGGATAGACGATCTTTGCATGATCCATATGGACTAATACTCGGCCAATAACCAGACGCAAGATAATAGCAAGGACTGAAGAACAGATATCACGCTTTATTGAGCAACTGCTATTATTTCATCTCATAGATTCCTATCCACCGAAAGAAGACCTAGGCTACCACAATAACAAAGACCAGGCCCATTTATTCCACAATTTTTACACGAAACAAATAGACGCGAATGTAAATACAGATAGATATTGGGTATCACATGACGATCTGGTAAAGAGCATTAGAGAGACCAGTGGAGATATGCCAGAGGAAGTACTTACGCAATCGCTCTCCTTCGGAGCTTGGGGAACACCCATTTCCTCGAAAGTTTTCGGGCCTTTGCCTGGTAGACGACCAGGTGTCGCTGGTTTCTGAGTGGCAGGAGCCGCTGGCGCAGCCGACGGTGGAGCGGACCCGGGCTTTGGCGTGGCGGAAGGGGATTGCACTGAATCGGCACGTGGAGGAAAGTTTgcggaagaaggggaaggcCGCGGGGAGGGCATGGCACCTGGAACGGGCGTCCGTGCGGGCTTCCGGTCTGGGACATTGTCTAAGCGTTGAGGGCGTCTCCGCATATCCTGTCTCTGAGGTTCAATGGGCGCCGAGTAGCCGATGTCTAATTTCGGTGCGGTCGACATTGGAGGTGCTGAACCACCTGGTGGTGTTGCAGAGCCTGGTGGGCGGTAACCCATTGGTCCTGGCCCGTATGAAGCGGCACGGTTGTACTGAGCAACATTGGGGCGGATGTTTGGGTTGATACCAAAGGCTGAACTGGGCCGAGCATCGGAGGGATAACCCGGATGGCCATGGGGCCCCTGTCGGTCGGGGTAGGGAGCCGCGGGGGCCGTGCTGGGATCTGAAAGGCTCATCCTAGACGGGTCAGGCATCTCGAGATTTTCGGTGACTGGTTGCATTGCACTTGTGTTAGAAGCTCCTCGTTGATGGTTCCCGTAGCGGGTGGATTTGATTCGAGCAATAGCAACATTCTCATGATCTCGGCGGGACAAGGTCTTCGATCGCGAGATGCTATCGATCCGACCAGTAGCATCTTTGTTTCCGCTCGCTGCAGCTTTAGCATACCAGCTTTTGGCTTCTTTGATGTCAACAGGAACATAAATTCCGACTTCATAGAAGTAACCCAGGGCGAATTCCGCTGTGGGTAGGCCGCTTTGAGCCGCCCGTTGGGCGTATGTGAATGCCAGTTCATCATTTTTCTCGAATACGCCTTCGTGCCCACACAGGAACCATTTACTAATAGCCATCTCGGCCTCAGGCTCGCCCTGGCGTGCAGCAAGTGCATTGTAATGCAAGGATAATGCCGGGTTGAAATCACAGCCAAGCTGGCCCAGTTCATATGCGGCTCCCATCTTCACCTGGGCCTTGGCGAATCCGTGATAGGCGGCCTTTTCGATGTTGATGCGCGCAGCGTTGAGATCCAGAGGAAGGTAGCTTTCTGGAACGTTGACCTGGGGCAATTCTCGGGCTAGAAGCATGCCATAGACCTGTTTTGAAAGCCTTTAGTTTGGTAAATATGAAATTTCACATGGATCACTCACGTAGGCACCCTGAGGCGCATTCTCGTCGCAGGACTGCGCAGCAAGACTGATGTACTCGAGACCCAAGCGATAGTCCTGACGTTGTCCATGCTGTCCAAGCAGTATCATCATTCCCAAGCGCTATATGGGGCCGATTAGCGTGTGATACACTGCTTTGTCAGGTTTTGACAGCGGACGTACATAGTAAGAGGCAGAATCCTTCATCGCCACACCCTTCTCGTAGTGTCTGATCGCCTTCTCTGGCTCTCCAGAGCTTTCAAATTGCATTCCGATGCGATATTCTGCCCGTGCATAACCcttttctgcagctctcgAGTAGCAGCGGAAGGCCTCTTTCTTGTCCACGCGGTATCCGAACTTGCCGAACTCTAGCCACATACCCTTGATAAATTCCGCCTTCGGATGATACTGTTCAGCCAAGAAGTTGACGATATTCAATCCGTCGTTCCGCAGCTGCCGCTCAACAGAAGGGGTTTGCGGACGCGGCGGCTGAATAACAGACAAACGGGCCTCGTTCTGCATAGCGACCTCCACATGGGCGAGCACATCTTGGGCCCATGCCAGTTGCATTTCCGGGTCATTCGAGGACAGCACGGGTAAGCGAGCCTTCTCTAAGTTCGCCTCTCTTTGTTCATCGGTGGGAGGAACGTTTGGCGGCGGGTTTCGCAGCACCgggaagggagagaagtTTGGTGCATCCATTACGTCGTATACGGCTGCAGATTG is a window of Aspergillus nidulans FGSC A4 chromosome VI DNA encoding:
- a CDS encoding putative spindle poison sensitivity protein Scp3 (transcript_id=CADANIAT00009587), translating into MQMSASRDLPTQPSTDHTTRSRNRLLTDMKGRAPLPVPSGPQHLQNGHSRNPSGYDMAARSPPNQSNTKHVPCKFFRQGACQAGPACPFLHSTDAAIEYAPCKYFTKGNCKFGAKCALAHILPDGRRVNRPSGGGMGMGMGSSHLNLGGRVNPQAYVNQDSALTNSVLSQQRMNGHDPRYVSQLPSQEEFAALHPQQQPQPYDTIPSIDTGLASDAGSKYGSPVEELRFPMSPNHNQYLTALDAPLPASFDSQGISHAARYGPVAASVPSRFGLDLASPPAQRTNPPRTFRDPWGVDVKKVSSPFIGSSPPGTLEDGIGPRFLHSQRPLKPRMLSASVPRPNVMDDWEESNFPMEEDYLPMNLHDDVLTPQERLRRLSRTDNELSSSHRDLGGLGMSTSFSKVSSPLASSPSRFGALFAKQRQQKKEEEAHHGSLTHIGSPLRESSLQFGGSPSLGPIGSPPRTSSASMISQQLSGLSLHPPSTRHTPSISASSRLDRTVPSPVSTSKIEEEQEQGEGDLVFSMEEEDSSKRNGNEDTTPTGKSSSLQV
- a CDS encoding putative TBP interacting domain protein (transcript_id=CADANIAT00009588) gives rise to the protein MAQKKGKTDKTAKDASLEGSALILDYLTLRELHQKKEIECRVAGKQTVYHALQEETNETGHDAIAAMDEEIKSLQEQLSSLKENEKRVQGELNSLNAMPLLSELRTEITELEKEKESLAARLIKVCGDASAEVSPQEKEKVRKGWKIWQNQESVRAKICRDLWRKCSETLPEGQKFEGLRLLCLYTPGSARNSSVGIWESAAGSKSQLYLALHSRSKQRRMMSPDEHLGGVISGKIHCS
- a CDS encoding putative chitin synthase activator (Chs3) (transcript_id=CADANIAT00009589), which translates into the protein MNRPPQGRGQGGLGATWMPGGDDQYFIPEVISPSPQSRVMPEVPENMQDNIAQLEHQARSPNRMQYGQAQYERSRFPERSSSATVVQGQPLHSGYEAAHYEQSAAVYDVMDAPNFSPFPVLRNPPPNVPPTDEQREANLEKARLPVLSSNDPEMQLAWAQDVLAHVEVAMQNEARLSVIQPPRPQTPSVERQLRNDGLNIVNFLAEQYHPKAEFIKGMWLEFGKFGYRVDKKEAFRCYSRAAEKGYARAEYRIGMQFESSGEPEKAIRHYEKGVAMKDSASYYHGQRQDYRLGLEYISLAAQSCDENAPQGAYVYGMLLARELPQVNVPESYLPLDLNAARINIEKAAYHGFAKAQVKMGAAYELGQLGCDFNPALSLHYNALAARQGEPEAEMAISKWFLCGHEGVFEKNDELAFTYAQRAAQSGLPTAEFALGYFYEVGIYVPVDIKEAKSWYAKAAASGNKDATGRIDSISRSKTLSRRDHENVAIARIKSTRYGNHQRGASNTSAMQPVTENLEMPDPSRMSLSDPSTAPAAPYPDRQGPHGHPGYPSDARPSSAFGINPNIRPNVAQYNRAASYGPGPMGYRPPGSATPPGGSAPPMSTAPKLDIGYSAPIEPQRQDMRRRPQRLDNVPDRKPARTPVPGAMPSPRPSPSSANFPPRADSVQSPSATPKPGSAPPSAAPAAPATQKPATPGRLPGKGPKTFEEMGVPQAPKESDCIVM